The Gammaproteobacteria bacterium genomic interval ACACGCTCTCGATTCAGCCGCTGTCGATCGAGCCTTACGGCATGATGCTGCGGCGCGACGATCCTGACTTCAAGAAGGCCGTTGACGACGCGATCATTGGACTGTTCAGGAGCGGCGACATAAAAAAAATATATGCCAAGTGGTTTACGTCACCTATTCCGCCGAAGGGCGTCAATCTCAACGTGCCTATGAGCGATATGTTGGAGAAGGTAATAAAGAACCCCACCGACTCCGGCAATCCGGCGTTTTACCACTGACCTATTCAATAACGGTGCCGACGGCGATTTTTCTGTCTGCGCCATGTTTCGAATCCACGTGAGCGGCAACGGACGTTGCCCACGCCTGATATCTCGATCGATGGACGACCTGTTTAAAAAATCGAGAAAGTCGGCTAGGGATTTTGGTGTCCACATCATAAATCACGACTCAGGAGCAAGGTCCATGAATAAGAAGATGCTAACCGCAACCATCGGTGCGGCGTTGTACGCGGTCGGTCCCACGGCGTCTGCGTTAGAGGCGAAAGTATCGGGCCAAGTCAATCGCGCCATCATGTGGGCGGACGACGGCGTCACGCCTAAAACACACCATGTCGACAACGCCATGAGCGGTACCCGATTTCGCTTCACTGGCTCGGACGATCTGTCGACCGACCTGAAGGCCGGTGTCACGCTGGAGTTCGAATATTTATCCAATTCGTCGAGTTCCGTGACTCAATCGAGCAAGACCACAGATTCGGGTCTGAAAGAACGCGTGCTGGAAGCCTACTTCAGCGGTGGTTTTGGTCGGATCGGTCTCGGCCAAGGCGCCGGCGCCGCCGATGGCGGCACTGAAGTCGATCTCTCGGGCACGAACGTTGTGCAATCGGCGGCCGTAGCGGATATCGGCGGCTCGATTACCTTTATGACATCTACCGGCACTACCGGTCCCAAAATCACCGATGCCATCAATCAACAAGACTTCGAAAGCCGCTACGATCGGCTACGATACGATTCGCCGGCGTTCGGTCTGCTGAAGTTCGCGGTCAGCACCGGCACGAAAACCGACACCATCAACGAGGCCGCGATTACTTTCAATTCGAACCTCGGCGGTTCCGGCACGCTTGCCGCCGCCATCGGTTATTCCAAAGAAGATACCAACGTCGCCGGTACGCCGGAAACAACCAAAGGCGGCTCCCTCTCCTGGCTGGCATCGTTCGGCCTGAACGTGACGCTGGCGGTATCGAACGTCCAGAACGACGCCACTCCGACGGCGAAGGACGCCGACTTCCGGTACCTGAAGATCGGTTACAAGTCGGGCGATCATGCCGTCGCCTTGGATTACGGCAAAGGTGAGGATTTCACCGCCGGCGATACATCTGAGATGGTAGGTGTCGGTTACGTCTATACGGCCGCCAAGTTCGCGGAGCTGTACGCTGGCGCCAAAGTCCATCGTTTGGATCGGCCAGGCACTGAGTTTGAGGACATCACCATCGTCACTGCCGGCACGCGCTTGAAGTTCTAGCTCGTTGCACCGACGGCGGCACTTCAAGATCACCGCCGTCGGTGTACTTTATGCGCTCTACTACAGGAGTCTTCGATGAACTGCTCGAAACGCGCTGTACGACGGCATACCCATGCCGTTTCTTTCACTACATTGAATTTATCTCATGGATTAATCGAAAAAATGTCATTTTCCATGAGATAAATTTGTGTCCATACTTTTTCTCGTGCCTCCGAGCGAAGGCTGTCGTCGGTGGCGGACCACTCTCTGATTGAAGGAATGACGCCCATGATTATCCGATCGATCGAATCAATGAGAGGAAAAACAATGCGATTGCTAAAAAAAACGTTCGCTTCTCTGGCAGCAACAATAATGATAGGAACATCTGTGCCAGCGTCAGCCGCTCAGGATTTGCTCATAGGCGGCGGCTCGGCTTCCGGTGTTTATTATCAGGCCGCGTTGCAACTGTGCAACGTGATCAACCGGCACTCGGCCGGCAAGTACAACTGCATCGGTCGCCCGGCGCTGGGCTCCGCGTTCAATATCAACGCGGTAAACCAGGGGTTGCTGGACTTCGGGGTCGCACAATCGGATAGCAACTGGCAATCCTACACCGGCAACGCCGATTGGAAAGGCAAGCCAATCGTTAACCTCCGCAGCGTCTTCAGCATGCACCCGGAGGCAGTACTACTGATCAGTCGTAAAGATACTCGCATTGCCTCCATCGATGATCTCAAGGGCAAGCGCGTCAATATCGGCAATCCCGGCTCGGGTCATCGCGGCAACGCCGAAGACGTGCTGCGCATCCACCGCATCCACCCAGCACGCGACCTCCAGGCCGGGGGCCTGCAACAACACGACGCTTCCCGCGCCCTTGTGGACCGCACGATCGATGCGCTTTTCTATACGGTCGGCAACCCCAACGCCGCCATCG includes:
- a CDS encoding porin, with the protein product MNKKMLTATIGAALYAVGPTASALEAKVSGQVNRAIMWADDGVTPKTHHVDNAMSGTRFRFTGSDDLSTDLKAGVTLEFEYLSNSSSSVTQSSKTTDSGLKERVLEAYFSGGFGRIGLGQGAGAADGGTEVDLSGTNVVQSAAVADIGGSITFMTSTGTTGPKITDAINQQDFESRYDRLRYDSPAFGLLKFAVSTGTKTDTINEAAITFNSNLGGSGTLAAAIGYSKEDTNVAGTPETTKGGSLSWLASFGLNVTLAVSNVQNDATPTAKDADFRYLKIGYKSGDHAVALDYGKGEDFTAGDTSEMVGVGYVYTAAKFAELYAGAKVHRLDRPGTEFEDITIVTAGTRLKF
- a CDS encoding TAXI family TRAP transporter solute-binding subunit, with the protein product MRLLKKTFASLAATIMIGTSVPASAAQDLLIGGGSASGVYYQAALQLCNVINRHSAGKYNCIGRPALGSAFNINAVNQGLLDFGVAQSDSNWQSYTGNADWKGKPIVNLRSVFSMHPEAVLLISRKDTRIASIDDLKGKRVNIGNPGSGHRGNAEDVLRIHRIHPARDLQAGGLQQHDASRALVDRTIDALFYTVGNPNAAIEELANSTHISLIPINSRALKKFIADKPYYVTTTIPAGTYKGVDQPTETYAVKATIVASADASEQMIYDVVKIVFEHLDELRNAHTAFKDLTSEEMLRGLSAPFHPGALEYYKERGWKIPETLAAQ